One Bos taurus isolate L1 Dominette 01449 registration number 42190680 breed Hereford chromosome 3, ARS-UCD2.0, whole genome shotgun sequence DNA window includes the following coding sequences:
- the LOC786372 gene encoding golgin subfamily A member 6-like protein 22 isoform X6 encodes MNKDGILHDTEKTSAEQYEREAAKREKDSLEQKIKELLQMLENQERAFKIFRVKITSKMRERDKLLRRMNKRIERLEILRKIREEQEEYYMKKEEQIKREASEREKDPSERKVKELQRQLENQKRVLERLTARVRKEIREREKTSAEEWARGEATERAKEPLEQKAKELQSKMEGDRSAILKEVRLKTTKMRERENLLRRMNERFEMLEILGMIKDELGECCKKTDELCNAAKTLAECTKGEPSEREKELLEQKYKEISQKVEDQKKDFEECVGKMIEKTRERQKISAEEYAKRVAAEREKELLEQKVKELQEQLEDQERVSEELGVKKTEKQREREKTSAEMLAQWEDAMWEKKQMVKELQQKLEDREKTFERFRDKLTKEMRERDDLLRKMNERIQMLERLLRLLETLEEQDMKKEEQAKREAAERENEPLEQKVKELQQKSENQEKVFEVLRDKMTEELNEREKASAEEQIRREAVERENESLEKQVKELQQNLEDQGRVFQRLRTEMTEEMRESENVSAEEQIRREATEREKESLEKQVKELQQNLEDQGRVFQKLRTEMTEEMRENEKASAEEQAKREAAEREKLLEQKLKELQQKFEDQERAFKVFRVQMTEKVRERDNFLRKMNERIEMLEAAVNNDNDKDNEENTEKY; translated from the exons ATGAATAAAGATGGGATCCTTCATGATACAGAAAAGACCTCAGCAG AGCAGTACGAAAGAGAAGCAGCTAAGAGGGAAAAGGATTCTCTTGAGCAAAAGATTAAAGAGCTGCTACAAATGTTAGAGAACCAAGAAAGAGCCTTCAAGATATTTAGAGTCAAAATCACCAGCAAGATGAGAGAAAGAGACAAGCTTCTGAGAAGGATGAACAAGAGGATTGAGAGGCTGGAG ATCTTAAGAAAGATAAGGGAAGAACAAGAGGAATACTACATGAAGAAAG AGGAGCAGATCAAAAGAGAGGCAAGTGAGAGGGAAAAAGACCCTTCTGAGCGAAAGGTTAAAGAGCTGCAGCGACAGTTGGAGAACCAAAAGAGAGTTTTGGAGAGATTAACAGCCAGAGTGAGAAAGGagataagagaaagagagaagacctCAGCAG AAGAGTGGGCCAGAGGAGAGGCAACTGAGAGGGCAAAGGAACCTCTTGAACAAAAGGCTAAAGAATTACAGTCAAAGATGGAGGGCGACAGAAGTGCCATCTTGAAGGAAGTTAGACTCAAAACGACAaagatgagagaaagagaaaaccttCTAAGAAGGATGAACGAGAGGTTTGAGATGTTGGAG ATCTTGGGGATGATAAAGGACGAGCTAGGGGAATGCTGCAAGAAGACAGATGAGCTTTGTAATGCAGCCAAGACCTTGGCAG AATGCACTAAAGGAGAGCCATCTGAGAGGGAAAAGGAGCTTCTTGAGCAAAAGTATAAGGAGATAAGTCAAAAGGTGGAGGACCAAAAAAAAGACTTCGAAGAATGTGTAGGCAAAATGatagagaaaacaagagaaagacaaaagattTCAGCAG AAGAGTATGCCAAGAGAGTGGCAGCTGAGAGGGAAAAGGAACTTCTTGAGCAAAAGGTTAAAGAGCTGCAAGAACAGCTGGAAGACCAAGAAAGGGTCTCTGAGGAATTAGGAGTCAAAAAGacagagaagcaaagagaaagagaaaagacatcAGCAG AAATGCTGGCCCAATGGGAGGATGCTATGTGGGAAAAGAAGCAAATGGTTAAAGAATTGCAGCAAAAGTTGGAGGACCGAGAAAAAACGTTCGAGAGATTTAGAGACAAACTCacaaaggaaatgagagaaagagacGACCTTCTGAGAAAGATGAATGAGAGGATTCAGATGCTGGAA CGCTTACTGAGGTTACTAGAAACACTAGAGGAACAGGACATGAAGAAAG AAGAGCAGGCCAAAAGAGAGGCAGCTGAAAGGGAAAACGAGCCTCTTGAACAAAAGGTTAAAGAACTGCAGCAAAAATCGGAGAACCAAGAAAAAGTCTTCGAAGTATTAAGAGACAAAATGACAGAGGAGTtgaatgaaagagagaaagcCTCAGCAG AAGAGCAGATCAGAAGAGAGGCTGTTGAGAGGGAAAATGAGTCTCTTGAAAAACAGGTTAAAGAATTGCAGCAAAATTTGGAGGACCAAGGAAGAGTCTTCCAGAGATTAAGAACTGAAATGACAGAGGAGATGAGAGAAAGTGAAAACGTCTCAGCAG AAGAGCAGATCAGACGAGAGGCCACTGAGAGGGAAAAGGAGTCTCTTGAAAAACAGGTTAAAGAATTGCAGCAAAATTTGGAGGACCAAGGAAGAGTCTTCCAGAAATTAAGAACTGAAATGACAGAGGagatgagagaaaatgaaaaggcctCAGCAG AAGAGCAGGCCAAAAGAGAGGCTGCTGAGAGGGAAAAGCTTTTAGAGCAAAAGCTTAAAGAATTGCAACAAAAGTTTGAGGACCAAGAAAGAGCCTTCAAGGTATTTAGAGTCCAAATGACAGaaaaggtgagagaaagagacaATTTTCTGAGAAAGATGAATGAGAGGATTGAGATGCTGGAG GCTGCAGTGAACAATGATAATGACAAGGATAATGAGGAAAACACTGAAAAGTACTGA
- the LOC786372 gene encoding golgin subfamily A member 6-like protein 26 isoform X5, with the protein MNKDGILHDTEKTSAAEQYEREAAKREKDSLEQKIKELLQMLENQERAFKIFRVKITSKMRERDKLLRRMNKRIERLEILRKIREEQEEYYMKKEEQIKREASEREKDPSERKVKELQRQLENQKRVLERLTARVRKEIREREKTSAEEWARGEATERAKEPLEQKAKELQSKMEGDRSAILKEVRLKTTKMRERENLLRRMNERFEMLEILGMIKDELGECCKKTDELCNAAKTLAECTKGEPSEREKELLEQKYKEISQKVEDQKKDFEECVGKMIEKTRERQKISAEEYAKRVAAEREKELLEQKVKELQEQLEDQERVSEELGVKKTEKQREREKTSAAEMLAQWEDAMWEKKQMVKELQQKLEDREKTFERFRDKLTKEMRERDDLLRKMNERIQMLERLLRLLETLEEQDMKKEEQAKREAAERENEPLEQKVKELQQKSENQEKVFEVLRDKMTEELNEREKASAEEQIRREAVERENESLEKQVKELQQNLEDQGRVFQRLRTEMTEEMRESENVSAEEQIRREATEREKESLEKQVKELQQNLEDQGRVFQKLRTEMTEEMRENEKASAEEQAKREAAEREKLLEQKLKELQQKFEDQERAFKVFRVQMTEKVRERDNFLRKMNERIEMLEAAVNNDNDKDNEENTEKY; encoded by the exons ATGAATAAAGATGGGATCCTTCATGATACAGAAAAGACCTCAGCAG cagAGCAGTACGAAAGAGAAGCAGCTAAGAGGGAAAAGGATTCTCTTGAGCAAAAGATTAAAGAGCTGCTACAAATGTTAGAGAACCAAGAAAGAGCCTTCAAGATATTTAGAGTCAAAATCACCAGCAAGATGAGAGAAAGAGACAAGCTTCTGAGAAGGATGAACAAGAGGATTGAGAGGCTGGAG ATCTTAAGAAAGATAAGGGAAGAACAAGAGGAATACTACATGAAGAAAG AGGAGCAGATCAAAAGAGAGGCAAGTGAGAGGGAAAAAGACCCTTCTGAGCGAAAGGTTAAAGAGCTGCAGCGACAGTTGGAGAACCAAAAGAGAGTTTTGGAGAGATTAACAGCCAGAGTGAGAAAGGagataagagaaagagagaagacctCAGCAG AAGAGTGGGCCAGAGGAGAGGCAACTGAGAGGGCAAAGGAACCTCTTGAACAAAAGGCTAAAGAATTACAGTCAAAGATGGAGGGCGACAGAAGTGCCATCTTGAAGGAAGTTAGACTCAAAACGACAaagatgagagaaagagaaaaccttCTAAGAAGGATGAACGAGAGGTTTGAGATGTTGGAG ATCTTGGGGATGATAAAGGACGAGCTAGGGGAATGCTGCAAGAAGACAGATGAGCTTTGTAATGCAGCCAAGACCTTGGCAG AATGCACTAAAGGAGAGCCATCTGAGAGGGAAAAGGAGCTTCTTGAGCAAAAGTATAAGGAGATAAGTCAAAAGGTGGAGGACCAAAAAAAAGACTTCGAAGAATGTGTAGGCAAAATGatagagaaaacaagagaaagacaaaagattTCAGCAG AAGAGTATGCCAAGAGAGTGGCAGCTGAGAGGGAAAAGGAACTTCTTGAGCAAAAGGTTAAAGAGCTGCAAGAACAGCTGGAAGACCAAGAAAGGGTCTCTGAGGAATTAGGAGTCAAAAAGacagagaagcaaagagaaagagaaaagacatcAGCAG CAGAAATGCTGGCCCAATGGGAGGATGCTATGTGGGAAAAGAAGCAAATGGTTAAAGAATTGCAGCAAAAGTTGGAGGACCGAGAAAAAACGTTCGAGAGATTTAGAGACAAACTCacaaaggaaatgagagaaagagacGACCTTCTGAGAAAGATGAATGAGAGGATTCAGATGCTGGAA CGCTTACTGAGGTTACTAGAAACACTAGAGGAACAGGACATGAAGAAAG AAGAGCAGGCCAAAAGAGAGGCAGCTGAAAGGGAAAACGAGCCTCTTGAACAAAAGGTTAAAGAACTGCAGCAAAAATCGGAGAACCAAGAAAAAGTCTTCGAAGTATTAAGAGACAAAATGACAGAGGAGTtgaatgaaagagagaaagcCTCAGCAG AAGAGCAGATCAGAAGAGAGGCTGTTGAGAGGGAAAATGAGTCTCTTGAAAAACAGGTTAAAGAATTGCAGCAAAATTTGGAGGACCAAGGAAGAGTCTTCCAGAGATTAAGAACTGAAATGACAGAGGAGATGAGAGAAAGTGAAAACGTCTCAGCAG AAGAGCAGATCAGACGAGAGGCCACTGAGAGGGAAAAGGAGTCTCTTGAAAAACAGGTTAAAGAATTGCAGCAAAATTTGGAGGACCAAGGAAGAGTCTTCCAGAAATTAAGAACTGAAATGACAGAGGagatgagagaaaatgaaaaggcctCAGCAG AAGAGCAGGCCAAAAGAGAGGCTGCTGAGAGGGAAAAGCTTTTAGAGCAAAAGCTTAAAGAATTGCAACAAAAGTTTGAGGACCAAGAAAGAGCCTTCAAGGTATTTAGAGTCCAAATGACAGaaaaggtgagagaaagagacaATTTTCTGAGAAAGATGAATGAGAGGATTGAGATGCTGGAG GCTGCAGTGAACAATGATAATGACAAGGATAATGAGGAAAACACTGAAAAGTACTGA